The Arachis duranensis cultivar V14167 chromosome 2, aradu.V14167.gnm2.J7QH, whole genome shotgun sequence genome has a window encoding:
- the LOC107475432 gene encoding protein LURP-one-related 15 translates to MMQNHQQQKQGFGGGIIGPQYCAPYNVDLAIVRKVLTLADSFSVTDINGQTLFTLKGSLLTLRDHRVLLDAAGTAVVTLRRKLMTAHDRWQVFRGDSSDMKDLIFSLKRSSFFQLKTKLDVFLAHNTEEKVCDFKVKGSWFERSCVIYAGESLNIVAQMHKKHTAQSIMFGKDNFMVTVYPNVDYAFIVALIVILDEINQDKNSDS, encoded by the exons ATGATGCAAAATCACCAGCAGCAGAAGCAGGGATTCGGCGGCGGAATCATTGGGCCGCAGTATTGTGCTCCATATAATGTTGACCTAGCAATTGTGAGGAAGGTGTTGACTTTGGCTGATAGTTTTAGTGTTACTGATATTAATGGACAAACCCTCTTCACCCTTAAGGGGTCCCTTTTGACCCTCCGGGACCACCGTGTCTTGCTCGACGCCGCCGGAACAGCCGTTGTTACTCTTCGCCGGAAG CTTATGACGGCACATGATCGGTGGCAAGTGTTCAGGGGTGATAGCTCAGATATGAAAGATTTGATCTTCAGTTTAAAGAGATCATCTTTCTTCCAGCTGAAGACCAAATTAGACGTGTTCTTAGCCCATAATACAGAAGAAAAAGTTTGTGATTTTAAGGTTAAAGGAAGTTGGTTCGAGAGATCTTGTGTTATTTATGCTGGTGAATCTCTCAACATTGTGGCACAG ATGCACAAGAAGCACACTGCTCAAAGCATTATGTTTGGGAAAGACAATTTCATGGTCACAGTGTATCCCAACGTTGACTATGCCTTCATAGTTGCCCTAATTGTGATCCTTGACGAAATCAACCAAGACAAGAACAGTGATTCATAA
- the LOC107475433 gene encoding regulatory-associated protein of TOR 1 isoform X2 — MAPEGKNPFNMAPQKALELIGKSLSNQYERWQPKARIKCQLDPTIDEVKKLCITCRRYAKSERVLFHYNGHGVPKPTPNGEIWVFNKSYTQYIPLRVADLDSWLKTPSIYVFDCSAAGGIANAFIELNEWNASNSPGTTRDCILLAACEAHEQLPQSAEFPADVFTSCLTTPIKMALRWFCTRSLLRGSLDYSLIDKIPGRPNDRKTLLGELNWIFTAVTDTIAWNVLPHDLFQRLFRQDLLVASLFRNFLLAERIMRSANCTPVSFPILPPSHQHHMWDAWDMAAELCLSQLPSLVENPNAEFQPSSFFSEQLTAFEVWLDHGSEHKKPPEQLPIVLQVLLSQCHRFRALVLLGRFLDMGPWAVDLALSVGIFPYVLKLLQTTTPELRQILVFIWTKILALDKSCQVDLVKDGGHIYFIKFLDRMEAYPEQRAMAAFVLAVIVDGYRRGQEACIEAGLIHVCLKHLQSSSPNDSQTEPLFLQWLCLCLGKLWDDFTEAQIIGLQEDAVSIYVSLLSEPQPEVRASAVFALGTLLNVGVDYCRGAGGDEDCDDDEKCRADFSIVKNLLSVSSDGSPLVRAEVAVALGRFAFGHNKHLKSIAAAYWKPQSNSLPKSLPSLANVNGSGGGHTTQNQHMPHGSIISSQIGRLSRIGSDNSSVVHDGRVSSSSPLAGSGIMHGSPLSDNSSHHSDSAIQNDSFSNGVANHTGPKSLDNALYSECVAVMCDLAKDPSPRIANLGRRILSIIGIEQVVAKPSKSAGVRIGEPVASLVRSSSWFDMNGGHLPLTFRTPPVSPPRANVLTGMRRVCSLDFRPHIITSPDSGLADPLLGSGGVSGTSDNSFLPQSTIYNWSCGHFSRPLLTPSDDSEEVLARREEREKIALEQISKCQHSAVSRLTNPIAKWDTKGTQTILLQPFSPIVIAADENERIRVWDHEQAAPLNSFDNHDFPDKRICKLCLVNELDDSLLLAASCDGDIRIWKDYTLKGEQKLVTAFSSIHGHKSGRSSLNVNVDWQQQCGYLYASSELSPIMLWDLDKEQLVNRIPSSSDCSITALAASQVHGGQFAAGFVDGSVRLYDVRKPEMVVCELRPHRQRVERVVGIGFQPGLDPGKMVSASQAGDIQFLDIRNHKGAYLTIDAHRGSLTALAVHRHAPIIASGSAKQLIKVFSLEGDQLGSIRYYPTLMAQKIGSVSCLGFHPYQALLAAGAADACVIYADEHTQAR; from the exons ATGGCGCCCGAAGGAAAGA ATCCTTTTAACATGGCACCTCAGAAAGCATTGGAGTTAATTGGAAAAAGTTTGAGCAATCAGTATGAAAGGTGGCAACCAAAG GCTCGGATCAAGTGTCAACTTGATCCAACAATTGATGAGGTGAAAAAGCTTTGTATTACATGCCGTAGATATGCAAAGTCTGAAAGAGTATTATTTCACTACAATGGCCATGGTGTTCCAAAGCCAACTCCCAATGGTGAAATTTGGGTCTTCAATAAG AGTTATACGCAGTATATCCCCTTACGAGTTGCTGACCTCGATTCGTGGCTGAAGACCCCCTCAATATATGTTTTTGACTGCTCTGCTGCTGGGGGTATTGCTAATGCTTTCATTGAG CTTAATGAATGGAATGCTTCCAACTCCCCTGGAACCACGAGAGATTGCATTTTGCTTGCAGCATGCGAGGCACATGAGCAATTGCCTCAGAGTGCAGAATTCCCTGCTGATGTATTTACATCATGCCTTACGACACCTATTAAGATGGCATTGCGATG GTTTTGTACCCGTTCATTACTTCGCGGGTCTCTTGACTATTCACTTATAGACAAGATCCCTGGTCGTCCAAATGATAGAAAAACACTTCTGGGAGAACTAAATTGGATTTTTACTGCAGTAACTGACACAATTGCCTGGAATGTTCTTCCTCATG ATCTCTTTCAGAGACTGTTCAGACAGGACTTGTTAGTTGCAAGTTTATTCAGAAACTTTCTGCTGGCTGAGCGAATCATGCGATCTGCAAATTGTACTCCTGTTTCTTTTCCAATATTGCCGCCAAGCCATCAGCATCATATGTG GGATGCATGGGACATGGCTGCTGAGCTTTGCTTGTCGCAACTCCCGTCATTAGTTGAGAATCCTAATGCAGAGTTTCAG CCTAGTTCATTTTTCAGTGAGCAGTTAACAGCATTTGAGGTATGGCTTGACCATGGTTCTGAACATAAGAAGCCACCAGAGCAGTTGCCTATTGTTCTCCAG GTTTTGCTTAGTCAGTGCCATCGATTTAGGGCTTTAGTTCTCCTTGGAAGGTTTCTTGACATGGGACCATGGGCTGTAGATTTG GCACTGTCTGTTGGAATATTTCCTTATGTTCTGAAGCTTTTACAAACAACAACACCAGAACTTCGTCAGATTCTTGTCTTCATATGGACAAAAATTCTCGCACTAGACAAG TCATGTCAAGTTGATCTAGTGAAGGATGGAggtcatatatattttattaagtttcTTGATAGAATGGAAGCATATCCGGAGCAACGTGCAATGGCTGCTTTTGTTTTAGCAGTAATTGTTGATGGCTACAGACGAGGTCAAGAAGCCTGTATTGAAGCTGGTTTAATCCATGTTTGCTTAAAGCATCTTCAGTCTTCATCTCCCAATGATTCACAAACTGAACCCCTTTTCCTTCAGTGGCTTTGCCTGTGTCTGGGGAAACTGTGGGATGATTTCACAGAGGCCCAAATAATAGGTTTGCAGGAAGATGCTGTTTCTATATATGTTTCTCTACTGTCTGAACCCCAACCAGAG GTTAGGGCTTCTGCTGTATTTGCGCTAGGTACTCTTCTCAATGTGGGAGTTGATTACTGCAGAGGGGCTGGCGGGGATGAAGattgtgatgatgatgaaaagtgTAGGGCTGATTTTAGTATAGTGAAAAACCTTTTGAGTGTTTCTTCAGATGGGAGTCCACTGGTGAGGGCAGAGGTAGCAGTGG CTTTGGGACGCTTTGCCTTTGGTCATAACAAGCACTTAAAGTCCATTGCTGCTGCTTACTGGAAACCTCAGAGTAACAGTTTGCCGAAATCCTTACCTTCACTGGCAAATGTGAATGGATCTGGTGGTGGGCATACTACCCAGAACCAGCATATGCCTCATGGAAGTATTATTTCATCTCAAATTGGGCGCCTTTCCAGGATTGGAAGCGACAATTCTTCAGTAGTCCATGATGGGCGAGTCTCTTCTAGCAGTCCTCTTGCTGGTTCTGGAATTATGCATGGGTCCCCTTTGTCTGATAATTCATCTCATCATTCTGATTCAGCAATACAGAATGATAGTTTTAGCAACGGAGTTGCTAACCATACTGGACCAAAGTCCTTAGACAATGCATTGTATTCAGAATGTGTAGCTGTTATGTGTGATTTAGCAAAAGATCCATCTCCTCGCATTGCAAACCTCGGTCGCCGGATACTGTCAATAATAGGTATTGAACAAGTGGTAGCAAAACCGTCCAAGTCTGCTGGTGTTCGGATAGGTGAACCTGTGGCAAGTCTAGTTCGGTCATCTTCATGGTTTGATATGAACGGAG GTCACTTGCCTCTAACCTTCAGAACTCCTCCAGTCAGCCCACCTCGTGCAAACGTTTTAACTGGAATGAGAAGAGTATGCTCTTTGGATTTTAGGCCCCATATAATAACTTCTCCAGATTCTGGATTAGCTGATCCCCTTCTAGGCTCCGGAGGAGTGTCTGGGACATCAGATAACAGTTTTCTTCCACAATCAACTATATATAATTGGAGTTGTGGGCACTTTTCCAGGCCACTACTAACTCCTTCTGATGATAGTGAAGAAGTATTGGCCAGAAGAGAGGAGAGGGAAAAAATTGCATTGGAGCAGATATCAAAGTGCCAGCACTCTG CTGTTAGCAGGCTAACCAATCCAATTGCTAAATGGGACACAAAAGGCACACAAACAATACTGTTACAGCCTTTCTCTCCTATTGTGATAGCTGCCGATGAGAATGAGCGGATCAG GGTATGGGACCATGAACAAGCTGCACCCCTTAACAGTTTTGACAATCATGATTTTCCAGACAAGAGGATTTGTAAGCTCTGCCTGGTGAATGAGCTTGATGATAGCTTGCTTCTTGCTGCTTCAT GCGATGGAGACATTCGGATTTGGAAAGATTATACTCTGAAGGGTGAACAAAAGCTTGTCACTGCATTCTCTTCCATTCATGGTCATAAATCTGGTAGGAGTAGTCTGAATGTGAATGTTGATTGGCAACAACAATGCGGTTATCTG TATGCTTCGAGTGAGTTGTCACCTATTATGCTTTGGGATCTGGACAAGGAACAGCTTGTTAATCGTATACCTTCATCATCAGATTGCAGTATCACAGCATTG GCTGCATCTCAAGTACATGGAGGACAATTTGCAGCGGGTTTTGTGGATGGTTCTGTTAGACTTTATGATGTCAGGAAACCTGAAAT GGTTGTCTGTGAATTACGGCCACACAGACAGAGAGTAGAAAGAGTTGTGGGAATTGGCTTCCAACCTGGACTAGATCCCGGAAAG ATGGTTAGTGCTTCTCAGGCTGGGGATATCCAATTCCTGGATATCAGGAATCATAAGGGTGCTTATCTCACTATCGATGCTCACAGAGGTTCACTAACCGCTTTAGCTGTACATAGACATGCTCCTATTATTGCCAGTGGCTCCGCAAAGCAACTTATTAAAGTCTTTAGCCTTGAGGGTGACCAACTTGGCAGCATTCGATACTACCCTACCTTAATGGCCCAGAAAATTGGTTCTGTTAGCTGCCTTGGTTTCCACCCGTACCAAGCATTGCTTGCTGCTGGTGCTGCAGACGCATGTGTCATCTATGCCGATGAGCACACTCAGGCAAGATGA
- the LOC107475433 gene encoding regulatory-associated protein of TOR 1 isoform X1, which translates to MRRHLHHGNNNHHENHRHRHHYLGFHLYSFSRVSKSVLTLYFALSRSLALTLTPSLSSWILSPSSPEESSCAAGSAASLISFSLYFSSVSLSSSFSLYLRLYDRFRYHHFAPICMALGDLMASTRFSQSPLIVVSNSHSQSHSHNHFDDCASSSSSLYALDDGDFGSRRRDSEASTAAAAAASVGYGNGDVTAATSMAYLPQTVVLCELRHEAFEASTPAGPAVNGLVSKWRPKERMKTGCVALVLCLNISVDPPDVIKISPCARMECWIDPFNMAPQKALELIGKSLSNQYERWQPKARIKCQLDPTIDEVKKLCITCRRYAKSERVLFHYNGHGVPKPTPNGEIWVFNKSYTQYIPLRVADLDSWLKTPSIYVFDCSAAGGIANAFIELNEWNASNSPGTTRDCILLAACEAHEQLPQSAEFPADVFTSCLTTPIKMALRWFCTRSLLRGSLDYSLIDKIPGRPNDRKTLLGELNWIFTAVTDTIAWNVLPHDLFQRLFRQDLLVASLFRNFLLAERIMRSANCTPVSFPILPPSHQHHMWDAWDMAAELCLSQLPSLVENPNAEFQPSSFFSEQLTAFEVWLDHGSEHKKPPEQLPIVLQVLLSQCHRFRALVLLGRFLDMGPWAVDLALSVGIFPYVLKLLQTTTPELRQILVFIWTKILALDKSCQVDLVKDGGHIYFIKFLDRMEAYPEQRAMAAFVLAVIVDGYRRGQEACIEAGLIHVCLKHLQSSSPNDSQTEPLFLQWLCLCLGKLWDDFTEAQIIGLQEDAVSIYVSLLSEPQPEVRASAVFALGTLLNVGVDYCRGAGGDEDCDDDEKCRADFSIVKNLLSVSSDGSPLVRAEVAVALGRFAFGHNKHLKSIAAAYWKPQSNSLPKSLPSLANVNGSGGGHTTQNQHMPHGSIISSQIGRLSRIGSDNSSVVHDGRVSSSSPLAGSGIMHGSPLSDNSSHHSDSAIQNDSFSNGVANHTGPKSLDNALYSECVAVMCDLAKDPSPRIANLGRRILSIIGIEQVVAKPSKSAGVRIGEPVASLVRSSSWFDMNGGHLPLTFRTPPVSPPRANVLTGMRRVCSLDFRPHIITSPDSGLADPLLGSGGVSGTSDNSFLPQSTIYNWSCGHFSRPLLTPSDDSEEVLARREEREKIALEQISKCQHSAVSRLTNPIAKWDTKGTQTILLQPFSPIVIAADENERIRVWDHEQAAPLNSFDNHDFPDKRICKLCLVNELDDSLLLAASCDGDIRIWKDYTLKGEQKLVTAFSSIHGHKSGRSSLNVNVDWQQQCGYLYASSELSPIMLWDLDKEQLVNRIPSSSDCSITALAASQVHGGQFAAGFVDGSVRLYDVRKPEMVVCELRPHRQRVERVVGIGFQPGLDPGKMVSASQAGDIQFLDIRNHKGAYLTIDAHRGSLTALAVHRHAPIIASGSAKQLIKVFSLEGDQLGSIRYYPTLMAQKIGSVSCLGFHPYQALLAAGAADACVIYADEHTQAR; encoded by the exons ATGCGCCGCCACCTCCACCACGGAAacaacaaccaccatgaaaacCACCGTCACCGCCACCACTACTTAGGGTTTCACCTCTAttcgttttctagggtttcgaAATCAGTCTTAACTCTCTATTTTGCTCTCTCTCGCTCGCTCGCTCTCACTCTCACTCCTTCCCTTTCGAGCTGGATTCTCTCTCCTTCCTCTCCCGAAGAATCTTCATGCGCCGCTGGTTCAGCGGCTTCGTTGATTAGCTTCTCTCTCTATTTCTCCTCTGTTTCTCTCTCATCGAGTTTCTCTCTGTATCTTCGGTTATATGATCGTTTCCGTTACCATCACTTCGCTCCGATTTGCATGGCATTGGGGGATTTGATGGCATCGACGCGGTTCTCTCAATCTCCTCTCATCGTCGTCTCTAATAGCCACAGCCAGAGTCATAGCCATAACCACTTCGACGATTGCGCTTCGTCGTCTTCCTCGTTGTACGCGCTAGACGACGGTGATTTTGGTTCTAGGAGGCGCGATTCGGAAGCTTCCACCGCCGCAGCAGCGGCAGCGAGTGTAGGTTATGGTAATGGTGATGTAACAGCTGCCACCAGCATGGCGTACCTGCCGCAGACCGTCGTGCTGTGCGAGCTGCGGCATGAGGCGTTCGAAGCCTCCACGCCAGCCGGACCTGCTGTCAACGGGTTGGTCTCGAAATGGCGCCCGAAGGAAAGA ATGAAGACGGGATGTGTAGCTCTTGTATTATGTTTAAACATTAGTGTTGATCCACCAGATGTAATAAAGATATCTCCCTGTGCTAGAATGGAGTGCTGGATAG ATCCTTTTAACATGGCACCTCAGAAAGCATTGGAGTTAATTGGAAAAAGTTTGAGCAATCAGTATGAAAGGTGGCAACCAAAG GCTCGGATCAAGTGTCAACTTGATCCAACAATTGATGAGGTGAAAAAGCTTTGTATTACATGCCGTAGATATGCAAAGTCTGAAAGAGTATTATTTCACTACAATGGCCATGGTGTTCCAAAGCCAACTCCCAATGGTGAAATTTGGGTCTTCAATAAG AGTTATACGCAGTATATCCCCTTACGAGTTGCTGACCTCGATTCGTGGCTGAAGACCCCCTCAATATATGTTTTTGACTGCTCTGCTGCTGGGGGTATTGCTAATGCTTTCATTGAG CTTAATGAATGGAATGCTTCCAACTCCCCTGGAACCACGAGAGATTGCATTTTGCTTGCAGCATGCGAGGCACATGAGCAATTGCCTCAGAGTGCAGAATTCCCTGCTGATGTATTTACATCATGCCTTACGACACCTATTAAGATGGCATTGCGATG GTTTTGTACCCGTTCATTACTTCGCGGGTCTCTTGACTATTCACTTATAGACAAGATCCCTGGTCGTCCAAATGATAGAAAAACACTTCTGGGAGAACTAAATTGGATTTTTACTGCAGTAACTGACACAATTGCCTGGAATGTTCTTCCTCATG ATCTCTTTCAGAGACTGTTCAGACAGGACTTGTTAGTTGCAAGTTTATTCAGAAACTTTCTGCTGGCTGAGCGAATCATGCGATCTGCAAATTGTACTCCTGTTTCTTTTCCAATATTGCCGCCAAGCCATCAGCATCATATGTG GGATGCATGGGACATGGCTGCTGAGCTTTGCTTGTCGCAACTCCCGTCATTAGTTGAGAATCCTAATGCAGAGTTTCAG CCTAGTTCATTTTTCAGTGAGCAGTTAACAGCATTTGAGGTATGGCTTGACCATGGTTCTGAACATAAGAAGCCACCAGAGCAGTTGCCTATTGTTCTCCAG GTTTTGCTTAGTCAGTGCCATCGATTTAGGGCTTTAGTTCTCCTTGGAAGGTTTCTTGACATGGGACCATGGGCTGTAGATTTG GCACTGTCTGTTGGAATATTTCCTTATGTTCTGAAGCTTTTACAAACAACAACACCAGAACTTCGTCAGATTCTTGTCTTCATATGGACAAAAATTCTCGCACTAGACAAG TCATGTCAAGTTGATCTAGTGAAGGATGGAggtcatatatattttattaagtttcTTGATAGAATGGAAGCATATCCGGAGCAACGTGCAATGGCTGCTTTTGTTTTAGCAGTAATTGTTGATGGCTACAGACGAGGTCAAGAAGCCTGTATTGAAGCTGGTTTAATCCATGTTTGCTTAAAGCATCTTCAGTCTTCATCTCCCAATGATTCACAAACTGAACCCCTTTTCCTTCAGTGGCTTTGCCTGTGTCTGGGGAAACTGTGGGATGATTTCACAGAGGCCCAAATAATAGGTTTGCAGGAAGATGCTGTTTCTATATATGTTTCTCTACTGTCTGAACCCCAACCAGAG GTTAGGGCTTCTGCTGTATTTGCGCTAGGTACTCTTCTCAATGTGGGAGTTGATTACTGCAGAGGGGCTGGCGGGGATGAAGattgtgatgatgatgaaaagtgTAGGGCTGATTTTAGTATAGTGAAAAACCTTTTGAGTGTTTCTTCAGATGGGAGTCCACTGGTGAGGGCAGAGGTAGCAGTGG CTTTGGGACGCTTTGCCTTTGGTCATAACAAGCACTTAAAGTCCATTGCTGCTGCTTACTGGAAACCTCAGAGTAACAGTTTGCCGAAATCCTTACCTTCACTGGCAAATGTGAATGGATCTGGTGGTGGGCATACTACCCAGAACCAGCATATGCCTCATGGAAGTATTATTTCATCTCAAATTGGGCGCCTTTCCAGGATTGGAAGCGACAATTCTTCAGTAGTCCATGATGGGCGAGTCTCTTCTAGCAGTCCTCTTGCTGGTTCTGGAATTATGCATGGGTCCCCTTTGTCTGATAATTCATCTCATCATTCTGATTCAGCAATACAGAATGATAGTTTTAGCAACGGAGTTGCTAACCATACTGGACCAAAGTCCTTAGACAATGCATTGTATTCAGAATGTGTAGCTGTTATGTGTGATTTAGCAAAAGATCCATCTCCTCGCATTGCAAACCTCGGTCGCCGGATACTGTCAATAATAGGTATTGAACAAGTGGTAGCAAAACCGTCCAAGTCTGCTGGTGTTCGGATAGGTGAACCTGTGGCAAGTCTAGTTCGGTCATCTTCATGGTTTGATATGAACGGAG GTCACTTGCCTCTAACCTTCAGAACTCCTCCAGTCAGCCCACCTCGTGCAAACGTTTTAACTGGAATGAGAAGAGTATGCTCTTTGGATTTTAGGCCCCATATAATAACTTCTCCAGATTCTGGATTAGCTGATCCCCTTCTAGGCTCCGGAGGAGTGTCTGGGACATCAGATAACAGTTTTCTTCCACAATCAACTATATATAATTGGAGTTGTGGGCACTTTTCCAGGCCACTACTAACTCCTTCTGATGATAGTGAAGAAGTATTGGCCAGAAGAGAGGAGAGGGAAAAAATTGCATTGGAGCAGATATCAAAGTGCCAGCACTCTG CTGTTAGCAGGCTAACCAATCCAATTGCTAAATGGGACACAAAAGGCACACAAACAATACTGTTACAGCCTTTCTCTCCTATTGTGATAGCTGCCGATGAGAATGAGCGGATCAG GGTATGGGACCATGAACAAGCTGCACCCCTTAACAGTTTTGACAATCATGATTTTCCAGACAAGAGGATTTGTAAGCTCTGCCTGGTGAATGAGCTTGATGATAGCTTGCTTCTTGCTGCTTCAT GCGATGGAGACATTCGGATTTGGAAAGATTATACTCTGAAGGGTGAACAAAAGCTTGTCACTGCATTCTCTTCCATTCATGGTCATAAATCTGGTAGGAGTAGTCTGAATGTGAATGTTGATTGGCAACAACAATGCGGTTATCTG TATGCTTCGAGTGAGTTGTCACCTATTATGCTTTGGGATCTGGACAAGGAACAGCTTGTTAATCGTATACCTTCATCATCAGATTGCAGTATCACAGCATTG GCTGCATCTCAAGTACATGGAGGACAATTTGCAGCGGGTTTTGTGGATGGTTCTGTTAGACTTTATGATGTCAGGAAACCTGAAAT GGTTGTCTGTGAATTACGGCCACACAGACAGAGAGTAGAAAGAGTTGTGGGAATTGGCTTCCAACCTGGACTAGATCCCGGAAAG ATGGTTAGTGCTTCTCAGGCTGGGGATATCCAATTCCTGGATATCAGGAATCATAAGGGTGCTTATCTCACTATCGATGCTCACAGAGGTTCACTAACCGCTTTAGCTGTACATAGACATGCTCCTATTATTGCCAGTGGCTCCGCAAAGCAACTTATTAAAGTCTTTAGCCTTGAGGGTGACCAACTTGGCAGCATTCGATACTACCCTACCTTAATGGCCCAGAAAATTGGTTCTGTTAGCTGCCTTGGTTTCCACCCGTACCAAGCATTGCTTGCTGCTGGTGCTGCAGACGCATGTGTCATCTATGCCGATGAGCACACTCAGGCAAGATGA